ATCGGGGAGACCGGGGATCGCCCGGCACTTTCCCTCTCCACAAAAACTCCATCCATGATAGGGGCACACGAGACAATCCCCTTCTACACGCCCTTGAGAGAGGGGCGCTCCGCGATGGGGACAGCGATCCTCGAGCACCCGAACGCTCCCTTGGCTATCTCGAAACACGACCAAAGGATGGCCCATGAGCTCGACAGCCCTTGGCTGCTTCTTCAGCTGGGCTTCAACACAGATCGGAAAGAAATTTTGAACATTGTTCATATTACCTCAAAAAAATTTACTTCAGCAATCCATCGAGAGTATTCGTCAGATAGCGATTGATATAGCTATCATCGACGGTTTGCTCAACGACTTGGAGTTTACGGTTGAGCGTGATTGAGCTGATGCCATGGATCGTCGCCCAGTAAAAGGTCAAGATCTGGTGGAGTCTCCCCTTCTCTTTAGGGAACGCCTGTCCGATTTTATCTTCGATCTGTTTCAATCCGGTGATGACTTTACTTCGATACCAATCGGGAAGGTAATCGCGGGTGGCGACCTCAAATAAGGCTTTCCAGAAATGGTGGTGCTGTTGTGAGAATCTCAAGTAAGCGTGGCCAATTTCAAGGAAGACCTCTTTTAAATTCCCGTCTTTCAACTTCTGGTCGATGCTTTCTTCAATGGCAGAGTAGAGCATTTCGAGGGTATGAGCGTTGAGGTGGAGGACGATATCATCGTAGTTCTCAAAAACATTGTAGACGCTGCCTAAAGAGCAGTTGCTATGCTTGGCGATCTCGCGGATGTTGATCGCCTTTTCGCCTTTGACTTCCATGATCAACCGGGCGGAGTTGAGAATAGTTTGTTTCAGTTGGGTCTTACGCATACGCATGAACGTTGTTCAATCAGGAAGTTTACTTTAGCGCAAATGAGATGATTTGGTCAATGCAAGAGTTTTTTAAAACCGTCCCCGTTCTCCGGCTACCGGGTACACTTCGAACTTTTGATTGGCATAATTTCAGACAAGACATCCTCAATAACTATTTCAATAATCTCTCATATCGATCTGATAACCTGTATTTACGCCCTCTATTAGAAAAATCGATAACAATAAGAAAGTCTTCTTTGACCCATTGAGCACAAAGGGCTGCACTAGTACGAGGCTTATAACCAAATAATTCTCCAACTTGATGGCTGGTAACAACTTCAAATTGTTGAAATAATTCAAGAGCTTTACGCTGCTTAGG
This genomic interval from Simkaniaceae bacterium contains the following:
- a CDS encoding TetR/AcrR family transcriptional regulator, which produces MRKTQLKQTILNSARLIMEVKGEKAINIREIAKHSNCSLGSVYNVFENYDDIVLHLNAHTLEMLYSAIEESIDQKLKDGNLKEVFLEIGHAYLRFSQQHHHFWKALFEVATRDYLPDWYRSKVITGLKQIEDKIGQAFPKEKGRLHQILTFYWATIHGISSITLNRKLQVVEQTVDDSYINRYLTNTLDGLLK